The Pseudomonas sp. B21-023 genomic interval GCCACGGCGCGGCCATCGCGGTAATCCTCGACGGCTTCGAGCAGTTGCAGCGAGGCAAACAGGCCATCGCGCTCGAACGCCGCCAAGGGCAGCACGCTGCTGACCTGCAGGCTTGTGCGTCGCCATTGCATCTGCCCGGCCTGCTGGCGACTGAAGCTGGCCTGCAGTTCGTCCCCAGCCTTGGCACCGAGTTTTTCCGCAGCGGTAAAGCTCAGCACCACCTGTTGCAGACCGTCCGGGGGCGCGACCTGCGCCAGCAAGGGATCGCCCTCGGCAGTGGGCAGCATCTCGACCGTCAGGCCACGTCCATGAGCCGGCAGCAACAGCTCGGCGGTGGCAGCGATCTGCCGGGTCCGCGGGATGGCGAAGGCCACTCGTGGGTGCTGGGCCAGTTCCGCGATGAATTCGGCACGCAAGCGCCCACCGCCCAGCGGGATGATCTCGCGCACACCAGGATCGCGCTGCAGGCGCTCGGTCAGGCTGCCGACCAGGCCGAACTTGAGGCCGAACAGCACCAGCAGCGGCGCGATCACCGCCACCAGCGCGAGCACGGCGCACGCCGACAGCCGCGCATCGTTGCGGTAGTCCTGCCAGGCCAGCCCGGCGATCAGCAGCGGGCGCATCAGGCCGCCCGCTCCAGGCACGCCGTGACGCCGCCATCGGCTTCGCGCCGGCAGGCCATGCGCAGCACTGTCAACCCGGCGTGGCGGGCCAGGGCCTCGTCGTGGGTGGCGACCACACAGGTCACCTGCCGCGCTTCGGCCTCGCACAGCAACAGCTGCATCACCCGCTCGGCGTTGACCGGGTCGAGCGAGGCGGTCGGTTCATCAGCCAGAAGCAGCGTCGGGGCATGGGCCAGGGCACGGGCACAGCTGACCCGCTGGCGCTGGCCGAGAGACAGGGTGGCGGGTTTCTTGCCCAGCTGGTCGTGTACATCCAGCGCTTCGGCCAGGCGCTCGACACTGCCGTCATCGCCGAGCCCCAGCAACTGGCGCGGCAGAGAGATGTTGCCGCGCACATCGAGAAAACCCAGCAGCCCCCCCGCCTGCAGCACGTAGCCGAGGTGGCGGCTGCGCCAGTTGGCCAAACGGTCGAGCTGCCGGCCGCGCCACAGCCCGGCGACATCCTCGTCGCCGAGGACGAAGCCCTCTGCCGCATCCGGCGCCAGCACCAGCGCCAGCAGGTCGAGCAAGGTGCTCTTGCCGCAGCCGCTGGGGCCGACCAGCGCCACCCGCTCGCCCACGGCCAGGTGCAGCCGGTCGATCTGCAGGCTGTAGCGCTGGGCACCCTGCCCGCGTGTCTTGCGCACTCCGTCCAGGCGGATCATCACGGCAGCGTCGACAGCGGGACACGGTACAGGGCGTCGCCCGGTTCGGCCTTGCCGAAGCGCACCCAGTTGGCCATGTCGTTGTGGAAGGTCTCGTACAGGCGGATCTTCGAGTCCAGTTCGTCGATGAAGTCTTCCTGCTCGGCCACCGACAGCGACAGCCACAGGTCCTGGGTCATGCTCAGGGACTTGCTGCGGTACGGCAGGCCGTCGAGGTATTCGCCGAGCACACCGCCCTGGGCCAGGTTGGCGCCCTTGCGCAACGCGCCGGGGTCGCGGCTCATGTAGGCACTGGCGCTGGCGATCTCGTTGAAGAAGTCGCCTGGCGAGCTGCGGGTCTTGCGCGCGGCATCGACGATCAGCTTGAGCGACTGCTGCAGGTCGTTGAGCTGCAGCTTGGTCAGCATCACGCACACCTGCAGGGTCGGCAGCGCCGGGTTGGTCAGGTCGCGGTCGGCGGTCCAGGCGCTGACCAGTTGCGGCGCCTGGCTGGCGCCGTGGCGGCCAAGGAAGTCCATGTGCATGGCGTAGCCGATGGCCTGCGACTTGGCCGCCAGGCTCGAGGCCGAGGTCAGCAGCGGCACGGGTTGCGGTTGCTGGTTGCGCACCTGGTGCACCAGGTCGGCAAAGGTCGAGCCGATCTCGCGCACGCGGTCGCCGAAGGCACCGACTTCACCGCCCGGCACGCTGACGTAGAGGTCGCCGATCTGCGGGTTGCTGTCGGCGGTGAGCACACGGTACTGGGTCTCGGCCGCGCCGTGGTTCTTGAGCCCGGCGGGGGTGCGCAGGTGCAGGGCGTAGATCTTGATCTGCTTGCTCAGGGCGGCCTGGCGCACTTCGGCTTCGTTCATCTGGGTGCTGCTGAACGGGTCGTTCTTGCGCAGCGCGCCGGCATCGCTGACCAGCAGGATCAGGCGCCCGCCGTAGCCGGACCAGTCCATGCCCTCGACCGCCTGCATCACGCCGGCGAAGGCGTCCTCGTTGAACGAGTGGCTGGAGACGCTGGTGGCCTTGACCTGCGAGGCGGCCTTGAGGAAACGCGCCGGATCGCGGCCCTGCTCCAGGCTGACCAAGGTCTTGCTCAGGTACTCCAGGCCCGGGGTGCGCTTGACGCTGTTGCGAAAGCCGACCAAGCCGAAGCTGACGCTGTCCAGCTCGCCACGGGCCGCCAGTTGCTGTTGCAGCTCGCTGACCACCTGGCGCACCCGATCGATGTACGGCTGCATGGACACCGAGGTGTCCACCACCAGGACGATGCCGGTACGGAAGCTGTTGTCGCCGACCGCCGCGACGCCGGCCGCCTTGGGCGCGCTGTCGCGGGCGCTGGCACCGGGGTCGATGGAGGCGATGTTGAGCAGTTGCACCGGCTGGCCGCCGGCGTCGAAGCTTTCGCGGTAGTCGAAGATCGGCATCAGGTAGAACTGGTTCTGCGGCACGGCGCTGGCCGCCGGTTCCAGGGCCATGACCTGGGGCACCTGGTCGGGGTTGTTCTGCGCCTTGAGCAGGCTGTCGCGAGCCAGCGGGGTGTCGTCGAGCA includes:
- a CDS encoding FtsX-like permease family protein; translation: MRPLLIAGLAWQDYRNDARLSACAVLALVAVIAPLLVLFGLKFGLVGSLTERLQRDPGVREIIPLGGGRLRAEFIAELAQHPRVAFAIPRTRQIAATAELLLPAHGRGLTVEMLPTAEGDPLLAQVAPPDGLQQVVLSFTAAEKLGAKAGDELQASFSRQQAGQMQWRRTSLQVSSVLPLAAFERDGLFASLQLLEAVEDYRDGRAVAALGWQGEAQGSGAQRVYPAFRLYARELSDVEPLRQFFAERKLLVSTQAAQIAQVQSLSRNLDLVFWIIASLAVAGAVAAIAAGAVAAVERKQRELAVLRLLGFGTAALLLFVVLQALYSGLLAAAVAGLLYLLAEHGLNRLFMQVPGEFASHLLPMHYLVALCAVLLASTAAAALGGWRVARIEACQGIRDV
- a CDS encoding ABC transporter ATP-binding protein, producing MIRLDGVRKTRGQGAQRYSLQIDRLHLAVGERVALVGPSGCGKSTLLDLLALVLAPDAAEGFVLGDEDVAGLWRGRQLDRLANWRSRHLGYVLQAGGLLGFLDVRGNISLPRQLLGLGDDGSVERLAEALDVHDQLGKKPATLSLGQRQRVSCARALAHAPTLLLADEPTASLDPVNAERVMQLLLCEAEARQVTCVVATHDEALARHAGLTVLRMACRREADGGVTACLERAA
- a CDS encoding serine/threonine-protein kinase; translation: MDMQIPGFDIDSELGQGAMASVYLATQRSLERKVALKIMAASLAADPTFCERFLREGRTLARLAHPNIATIHDIGNVGELYYMAMEYLPSGTLKERIAAGLTPEQGLVYVRQIAQALGYAHAQGLVHRDVKPANILFRADGTAVLSDFGIAKSLDDRTQFTQAGFAVGTPSYMSPEQARGMDIDGRADLYALGVVLYEILVGKLPYNGTDALSTALAHLTEPLPELPIEHGRYQDILRGLLAKDPNERFADAAALLAALDRLTVQAPVEDNDSTLVRPLPIPPPAIPQPVSINIPQAVAAPVSEPARRSEPKPAPAVKPASNKPAKAVLAVAIAAALGLGGAFFWLLGGNDAPAPETPVVQAPADSVAPTEPKVTPVAASDDGRPLLMPGKKTLFQRVLTKPDAQLVTQPGDASGETLPAFSVLYVYQRKDVGGQAWVQVGAASDGQREGWLLAAQTSDWKQSLVLKFTERSGRSPVMFMRQVDDVQHLLDDTPLARDSLLKAQNNPDQVPQVMALEPAASAVPQNQFYLMPIFDYRESFDAGGQPVQLLNIASIDPGASARDSAPKAAGVAAVGDNSFRTGIVLVVDTSVSMQPYIDRVRQVVSELQQQLAARGELDSVSFGLVGFRNSVKRTPGLEYLSKTLVSLEQGRDPARFLKAASQVKATSVSSHSFNEDAFAGVMQAVEGMDWSGYGGRLILLVSDAGALRKNDPFSSTQMNEAEVRQAALSKQIKIYALHLRTPAGLKNHGAAETQYRVLTADSNPQIGDLYVSVPGGEVGAFGDRVREIGSTFADLVHQVRNQQPQPVPLLTSASSLAAKSQAIGYAMHMDFLGRHGASQAPQLVSAWTADRDLTNPALPTLQVCVMLTKLQLNDLQQSLKLIVDAARKTRSSPGDFFNEIASASAYMSRDPGALRKGANLAQGGVLGEYLDGLPYRSKSLSMTQDLWLSLSVAEQEDFIDELDSKIRLYETFHNDMANWVRFGKAEPGDALYRVPLSTLP